Proteins encoded within one genomic window of Pirellulales bacterium:
- a CDS encoding alanine--glyoxylate aminotransferase family protein, protein MSDNVVACDAVAPELKPPVRLLMGPGPSEIPPRVLSALSASTVGHLDPYYLELMNHMQQMLRKVMRTTNRMTMAVSATGSAGMEATVVNLIEPGDSMVVCVNGVFGGRMFDVAERAGARVTRVDRPWGEVFSPADLKDALAKAKPKVVGIVMAETSTGAWQPIEEISRLVHDAGALLLVDAVTALGGIPVEVDRWEIDALYSGTQKCLSCPPGLAPVTFSQRAMDVVLARKTKVQSWYLDVSMLAKYWGEERVYHHTAPINMTYALYEALRLVLEEGLEACHARHMLNHRALKAGLAAIGIRYASAEGHQLPMLNAVWIPEGVNDVTVRNGLLNRFGIEIGGGLGDFKGRAWRIGLMGHASRANNVLVLLGALEQLLAEQGVKFEHGASVAAANDAFRAR, encoded by the coding sequence ATGTCTGACAATGTTGTTGCCTGCGATGCCGTGGCCCCCGAACTGAAGCCCCCAGTGCGTCTCTTGATGGGGCCAGGTCCCAGCGAAATCCCGCCGCGCGTTTTAAGCGCGCTGTCGGCCAGCACGGTTGGCCATCTGGATCCGTATTACCTAGAGCTGATGAACCACATGCAGCAGATGTTGCGCAAAGTGATGCGCACCACCAACCGCATGACGATGGCCGTCAGCGCCACTGGTAGCGCCGGCATGGAAGCGACGGTCGTGAACCTGATCGAGCCCGGTGACTCGATGGTGGTATGCGTCAACGGCGTCTTCGGGGGGCGCATGTTCGACGTGGCCGAGCGCGCCGGAGCGCGCGTCACGCGGGTGGACCGCCCCTGGGGCGAGGTTTTCAGCCCGGCCGACTTGAAAGACGCCCTCGCCAAGGCGAAGCCAAAGGTCGTCGGCATTGTCATGGCCGAAACCTCGACGGGCGCCTGGCAGCCGATCGAAGAAATCTCACGCCTCGTGCACGACGCCGGCGCCCTGTTATTGGTCGACGCGGTGACGGCCTTGGGCGGCATTCCGGTCGAGGTCGATAGGTGGGAAATCGACGCTCTGTATTCCGGAACGCAGAAATGCTTGAGCTGTCCGCCCGGCCTCGCGCCGGTGACGTTCAGCCAGCGGGCGATGGATGTCGTGCTTGCTCGCAAGACGAAAGTACAGAGTTGGTATCTCGACGTGTCGATGTTGGCGAAGTATTGGGGTGAGGAGCGGGTCTATCATCACACGGCGCCGATCAACATGACGTACGCCCTGTACGAGGCTCTGCGGTTGGTGCTGGAAGAAGGGCTCGAAGCCTGCCACGCCCGGCACATGCTGAATCATCGCGCGCTCAAGGCGGGGCTGGCGGCCATCGGGATCCGATACGCAAGTGCCGAAGGGCACCAATTGCCGATGCTCAACGCCGTTTGGATTCCTGAGGGAGTCAACGACGTGACGGTGCGGAACGGTCTGTTGAACCGATTCGGCATCGAGATCGGCGGCGGATTGGGCGACTTCAAGGGACGCGCGTGGCGCATCGGCTTGATGGGGCACGCCTCGCGCGCCAATAACGTGCTCGTGCTGCTAGGCGCTCTCGAGCAACTGCTGGCCGAGCAGGGGGTCAAATTCGAGCATGGGGCCAGCGTGGCTGCGGCCAATGATGCCTTCAGGGCGAGGTAG
- the hslV gene encoding ATP-dependent protease subunit HslV, with the protein MKTRSTTILTVRHRGHVAIGGDGQVTLGTVIMKGDAVKIRRLLEGKVITGFAGSSADAFALLERFEAKLKDYPSNVPRAATELAKDWRTDRALRRLEALLAVVDSRNTLLVTGNGDVIQPTDGVLGIGSGGSYAVAAARALVAHSDLSAEQIVRAALEIAASIDIYTNENITVEVLACTT; encoded by the coding sequence ATGAAAACACGATCGACGACGATCCTTACCGTCAGGCATCGCGGCCATGTGGCCATCGGTGGCGACGGGCAGGTTACGCTCGGCACCGTCATCATGAAGGGAGACGCGGTCAAGATCCGTCGCCTTTTGGAAGGCAAGGTCATCACTGGCTTCGCCGGCAGCAGCGCCGACGCCTTCGCGCTGTTAGAACGCTTCGAGGCCAAGCTCAAGGACTACCCGTCGAATGTCCCCCGGGCCGCCACGGAACTGGCCAAGGACTGGCGCACGGACAGGGCCTTGCGCCGGCTCGAGGCACTGCTGGCCGTTGTCGACTCGCGCAATACGCTGCTCGTAACCGGCAATGGCGACGTAATTCAGCCGACCGATGGCGTACTGGGCATTGGTTCGGGAGGGAGCTACGCGGTGGCCGCGGCACGCGCGCTGGTCGCGCATAGCGACCTTTCGGCCGAGCAGATCGTGCGTGCAGCACTCGAAATCGCCGCCAGCATCGATATTTACACAAACGAGAACATCACGGTGGAGGTGCTCGCGTGCACGACCTGA
- a CDS encoding hydrolase → MNENSSTTSISSLARSPELMSAADTALLVVDVQGKLITLVPGHRRIIWNIRRLIDGAKALGVSIAATEQYPMGLGPTVPELVERLGPIAAKTDFSCCACTEIMASWKAKDICRVLLVGIEAHVCIQQTAFDLLAAGYRVYLAVDAIGARHDIDYQIALRRMDSAGATLTTTEAALFEWCERSGTMPFKQISALVQEKPPADA, encoded by the coding sequence ATGAACGAGAATTCATCGACTACATCGATATCGTCGTTGGCGCGCAGTCCCGAATTGATGTCGGCCGCCGACACGGCGCTATTGGTCGTCGACGTACAAGGAAAACTTATCACGCTCGTGCCAGGGCATCGTCGCATTATCTGGAACATTCGCCGTCTGATCGACGGCGCGAAAGCGCTGGGCGTTTCGATTGCCGCCACCGAGCAATATCCCATGGGGCTCGGCCCCACCGTGCCGGAACTGGTCGAGCGACTGGGGCCCATCGCGGCCAAGACGGATTTCAGCTGCTGTGCCTGCACCGAAATCATGGCGAGTTGGAAGGCGAAGGATATCTGTCGCGTCTTGTTGGTCGGCATCGAAGCGCACGTGTGCATTCAACAAACGGCCTTCGATCTGCTGGCAGCCGGATACAGGGTTTATCTGGCCGTGGATGCAATCGGCGCTCGACACGATATCGATTACCAGATCGCACTGCGACGCATGGATTCGGCCGGGGCCACACTGACGACGACCGAAGCAGCGCTGTTCGAATGGTGCGAGCGTTCCGGCACGATGCCGTTCAAGCAAATTAGCGCGCTGGTGCAGGAAAAGCCGCCAGCTGACGCCTGA
- the hslU gene encoding ATP-dependent protease ATPase subunit HslU produces the protein MHDLTPREIVAELDRHIVGQADAKRAVAVAIRNRWRRQRLGDDMRAEVAPKNILMIGPTGVGKTEIARRLAKLTGAPFIKVEATKYTEVGYYGRDVESMVRELVENAIGLVRESERAKVEQEARRRAEERLLDMLAPPPVSYEIGTDSPDSPERYERTRKKMQDMLAAGALDERKVELTVEQKSMPMMFTGMGMEQMDMDLQGMFEKILPKQSSRREVSVAEARRVLFEQECEALINQEKVNAAAIKLAENLGIIFLDEVDKVVASENTKGADVSRQGVQRDLLPIVEGTTVQTKYGYVTTDHVLFIAAGAFHRASPSDLMPELQGRFPIRVELTDLTKDDFVRILTEPKNALTKQYTALLSTEGVTLEFAPDAVELLADYAFKVNQSTQNIGARRLYTIMERLLEQLNFEASEMRSGSVLVNAAYVREKLDEITQDEDLSHFIL, from the coding sequence GTGCACGACCTGACCCCTCGCGAGATCGTTGCCGAGTTGGATCGGCACATCGTCGGACAGGCCGATGCCAAGCGGGCCGTGGCCGTGGCTATTCGCAATCGTTGGCGCCGCCAACGGCTGGGCGACGATATGCGCGCCGAGGTCGCGCCGAAGAATATCCTGATGATCGGCCCCACTGGCGTGGGCAAGACCGAGATCGCGCGCCGCCTGGCGAAGCTGACCGGCGCGCCGTTCATCAAAGTCGAAGCGACCAAGTACACCGAAGTCGGCTACTACGGTCGCGACGTCGAAAGCATGGTCCGCGAACTGGTCGAAAACGCCATTGGCTTGGTGCGCGAGTCGGAAAGGGCCAAGGTCGAGCAGGAAGCCCGTCGTCGTGCCGAAGAGCGACTCTTGGATATGCTAGCCCCTCCGCCGGTGAGCTACGAAATCGGCACCGACAGCCCCGACTCGCCCGAGCGCTACGAGCGGACGCGAAAAAAAATGCAAGACATGCTGGCCGCCGGTGCCCTCGACGAACGCAAGGTCGAGCTCACCGTCGAGCAAAAGAGCATGCCCATGATGTTCACTGGCATGGGCATGGAGCAGATGGATATGGACCTGCAGGGCATGTTCGAGAAAATCCTGCCCAAGCAATCATCGCGGCGCGAGGTCTCTGTCGCCGAAGCCCGGCGGGTACTGTTCGAACAGGAATGCGAGGCACTGATCAATCAAGAAAAGGTGAACGCCGCGGCGATCAAACTGGCCGAAAATCTGGGAATTATCTTTCTCGACGAAGTCGACAAGGTTGTCGCCAGTGAAAACACCAAGGGAGCCGATGTCTCGCGACAGGGCGTACAACGCGACTTGCTGCCGATCGTCGAGGGAACCACGGTGCAGACGAAATATGGCTACGTCACCACGGATCATGTGCTGTTCATCGCCGCTGGGGCTTTTCACCGTGCCAGCCCCAGCGATTTGATGCCCGAGTTGCAGGGCCGGTTCCCGATTCGCGTGGAGCTGACAGACCTGACCAAAGATGATTTTGTCCGCATCCTGACCGAGCCCAAGAACGCGCTCACCAAGCAATACACGGCGCTCTTATCCACCGAAGGGGTAACGCTGGAGTTTGCTCCAGACGCCGTCGAATTGCTGGCCGACTATGCCTTTAAGGTGAATCAGTCGACACAGAACATCGGCGCTCGTCGCCTATACACAATTATGGAACGGCTGCTCGAACAGCTGAACTTCGAAGCTTCCGAGATGCGTTCTGGAAGCGTGCTGGTCAATGCCGCGTACGTCCGTGAAAAGCTGGACGAAATCACGCAGGACGAAGACCTTAGCCACTTCATCCTCTGA